In Pseudobythopirellula maris, a single window of DNA contains:
- a CDS encoding DUF11 domain-containing protein, whose amino-acid sequence MDRPRFFNAFAIAATAALTSLSLAPGSRAEVAEGDQAAVTAWAIRSLAPAESAGSASAGATPLADRDTRYAEPTPLTPPAVALASTPQSVSNPLRGGKVDAPATLRAPSESPTRLQVVAEPVSQPAAAVATQPATSSRYAFDEPIALEATPAATTPIKTAGHTAAPNPLRADAEPAVREPIGQEPVAQVPIALAQALPPEPQPFAGVGQSQDAEQSPKAEHSVVVDSPPNALSDQRVASRAPVSHTFEPNAFEAPRGADSTRSITPPQPLQQEPLRLGFDEPSSRSTAGVAGGLGAGRPGDASLEGPQQASVVIQKLTPREIQVGKPCRFAVLVRNTGAVAAEGVEVRDQTPAGARMINTTPPAVEQGDALTWRLGRLAPGEERTLEMELMPTDEGEIGSVASVSFASQASGKVRCTRPQLALRLSTAKTVRAGKKHKVSIEMHNPGTGDATGVMLLANVPENLSHPAGPALEMEIGTLRAGETRTIDLMLGAERAGQVASNLVARADGNLQTEASATFEVIAPELKVAVDGPSRRYLEHAASYTISIDNPGTAAAQDVRLVSHLPDGMKFVKANNMGEYDESTHSVYWSLAELPEGQRGEVELVAMPVTPGDHALRVESEAQEGLRTSETQRVLVEGIAAIKFEVLDRQDPIEVGGETTYQVRVVNQGTKAAERVRVVVDAPEGMRVVNAKGESRHSLSDHRAEFEPLATLAPKASALFFVRLEGTQPGDQRVTVSVETADHSKPIRREESTRVFGDE is encoded by the coding sequence ATGGACCGGCCAAGATTCTTCAACGCTTTTGCGATCGCGGCGACCGCCGCGCTGACCAGCCTATCCCTCGCGCCCGGCTCGCGGGCCGAGGTGGCCGAGGGCGACCAGGCGGCCGTGACCGCGTGGGCGATCCGCTCGCTCGCGCCGGCCGAATCGGCTGGCAGCGCGAGCGCGGGCGCCACCCCGCTCGCCGATCGCGACACCCGCTACGCCGAGCCAACGCCGCTCACCCCGCCAGCCGTTGCGCTGGCGTCGACGCCTCAGAGCGTCTCGAACCCGCTGCGCGGCGGGAAGGTTGACGCCCCGGCCACCCTGAGAGCGCCGAGCGAATCGCCGACGCGGCTGCAAGTCGTCGCCGAACCGGTGTCGCAACCTGCGGCGGCCGTCGCCACGCAGCCAGCGACGAGCAGCCGATACGCCTTCGACGAACCGATCGCGCTGGAAGCAACGCCCGCTGCGACCACTCCAATAAAAACCGCGGGGCACACCGCGGCGCCAAATCCGTTGCGTGCGGACGCCGAGCCCGCCGTTCGTGAGCCCATCGGCCAAGAGCCCGTCGCTCAGGTGCCCATCGCCCTGGCCCAAGCACTGCCCCCCGAGCCGCAACCGTTCGCGGGCGTCGGCCAATCGCAGGACGCCGAGCAATCTCCGAAAGCGGAGCATTCGGTGGTGGTCGACTCCCCGCCCAATGCTTTGAGCGACCAACGTGTCGCGTCACGGGCGCCCGTTTCCCACACGTTCGAACCGAACGCTTTCGAGGCGCCCCGCGGGGCCGACTCGACTCGCTCGATAACCCCACCACAACCGCTGCAACAGGAGCCCCTTCGACTGGGCTTCGACGAGCCTTCGTCCCGATCGACCGCCGGCGTGGCTGGCGGCCTCGGCGCGGGCCGACCGGGCGACGCGTCGCTCGAGGGCCCGCAGCAGGCCTCCGTGGTGATCCAGAAGCTCACGCCGCGCGAGATCCAAGTCGGCAAGCCGTGCCGCTTCGCCGTGCTGGTGCGCAACACCGGCGCCGTGGCGGCCGAGGGCGTGGAGGTGCGTGACCAAACACCGGCCGGCGCCCGGATGATCAACACCACCCCGCCCGCCGTGGAGCAGGGCGACGCCCTCACCTGGCGTCTCGGCCGCTTGGCCCCCGGCGAAGAGCGCACGCTCGAGATGGAGCTCATGCCGACCGACGAGGGAGAGATCGGCAGCGTCGCGTCGGTGTCGTTCGCCTCGCAGGCGTCTGGCAAGGTCCGCTGCACGCGTCCGCAACTCGCGCTGAGGCTCTCGACCGCCAAGACGGTCCGGGCTGGCAAGAAGCACAAGGTATCGATCGAGATGCACAACCCCGGCACGGGCGACGCCACCGGCGTCATGCTGCTGGCCAACGTGCCGGAGAACCTCAGCCACCCGGCCGGCCCCGCGCTCGAGATGGAGATCGGCACGCTGCGCGCCGGCGAAACACGCACGATCGACTTGATGCTGGGCGCCGAGCGCGCCGGCCAAGTGGCGAGCAACCTGGTGGCCCGCGCCGACGGCAACCTGCAAACCGAGGCGTCGGCCACGTTCGAAGTGATCGCTCCGGAGTTGAAGGTGGCGGTCGACGGCCCCAGCCGCCGCTACCTGGAGCACGCCGCCAGCTACACGATCAGCATCGACAACCCAGGCACGGCCGCGGCGCAAGACGTGCGGCTCGTCTCGCACCTGCCCGACGGCATGAAGTTCGTCAAGGCGAACAACATGGGCGAGTACGACGAGTCGACGCACAGCGTCTACTGGAGCCTGGCCGAGTTGCCCGAGGGGCAACGCGGCGAGGTGGAGCTCGTCGCCATGCCGGTCACGCCGGGCGACCACGCCCTGCGTGTCGAGAGCGAGGCCCAGGAGGGGCTGCGCACCAGCGAGACCCAGCGGGTGCTCGTCGAGGGGATCGCCGCCATTAAATTCGAGGTGCTCGACCGCCAAGACCCGATCGAGGTGGGCGGCGAAACGACCTACCAGGTGCGGGTGGTGAACCAAGGGACCAAAGCGGCCGAACGCGTGCGGGTGGTGGTCGACGCCCCCGAGGGCATGCGGGTGGTGAACGCCAAGGGCGAGTCGCGTCACTCGCTCAGCGACCACCGGGCCGAGTTCGAGCCGCTCGCCACGCTCGCGCCCAAGGCCTCCGCGCTGTTCTTCGTGCGGCTCGAGGGCACGCAGCCGGGCGACCAGCGCGTGACCGTGTCGGTCGAGACCGCCGACCACAGCAAGCCGATCCGCCGCGAGGAGAGCACGCGGGTGTTTGGGGACGAGTGA
- a CDS encoding histone deacetylase family protein, with protein MTLLYYNPQFLNHETGAHPENAGRLRAILGRLEADRLLERCERPPWEAAPSALLTSLHGVDYLASLREMAGRGGGQVDGDTIVSSESLHVAALAAGAACDAARRVVEGEARRALCLVRPPGHHALKDRAMGFCLLGNVALAARYALDELGLDRVLIVDWDVHHGNGTQDLFYEDPRVAFFSMHRFPFWPGSGAEGETGAGDGLGFTKNLPVQFGASQDRQLSWFARELGDFADKVRPQLVIVSAGFDSHRLDPIGGLGLESADFIDLTATVMDVAAAHAGGRLVSVLEGGYHPDALAESVALHLGELLERDADEAADEQRLR; from the coding sequence ATGACGCTCCTCTACTACAACCCGCAATTCCTGAACCACGAGACCGGCGCCCACCCGGAAAACGCCGGCCGGTTGCGGGCGATTCTCGGGCGGCTCGAGGCTGACCGGCTGCTGGAACGCTGCGAGCGGCCCCCATGGGAGGCCGCTCCGAGCGCCCTGCTCACCTCCCTGCACGGGGTCGATTACCTCGCCTCGCTCAGGGAGATGGCCGGCCGCGGCGGGGGCCAAGTGGACGGCGACACGATCGTTTCGTCCGAATCGCTCCATGTCGCCGCCCTCGCCGCCGGCGCCGCCTGCGACGCCGCTCGACGCGTGGTCGAGGGCGAGGCGCGCCGCGCGCTCTGCCTCGTGCGGCCCCCCGGCCACCACGCCCTCAAGGACCGGGCGATGGGGTTCTGCCTGCTGGGCAACGTCGCCCTGGCGGCACGCTACGCGCTCGACGAGTTGGGGCTCGATAGGGTGCTCATCGTCGACTGGGACGTCCACCACGGCAACGGCACGCAGGACCTGTTCTACGAAGACCCGCGCGTGGCGTTCTTTTCTATGCACCGCTTCCCGTTTTGGCCTGGCAGCGGGGCCGAGGGCGAGACCGGCGCCGGCGACGGGCTGGGCTTCACCAAGAACCTGCCCGTGCAGTTCGGCGCGTCGCAAGACCGCCAGCTCTCGTGGTTCGCCCGCGAGCTGGGCGACTTCGCCGACAAGGTGCGGCCGCAACTGGTGATCGTCAGCGCCGGCTTCGACAGCCACCGACTCGACCCGATCGGCGGCCTGGGCCTGGAGAGCGCAGACTTCATCGACCTCACCGCCACGGTAATGGACGTTGCCGCGGCGCACGCCGGGGGGCGTTTGGTGAGCGTGCTCGAAGGGGGGTATCACCCCGACGCGCTGGCGGAGAGCGTGGCGCTGCACTTGGGCGAGTTGCTCGAGCGCGACGCGGACGAGGCGGCGGATGAGCAGCGTCTGAGGTGA
- a CDS encoding sigma-54-dependent transcriptional regulator: MADAKLLLVDDDFQVLESMADWLRDQGYDLDTAGGSGEASELLAKERYDLLLADIRLGDGDGFDLLEKTVRTAPHTQVILMTGYGTADSAIDAVRAGAFDYLTKPLIDDELLMAIERALSQRKVIEENTELKEQLDRKHGMGHIVGSDPRMLRVFDMIESIADTRATVLVTGESGTGKSLIARAIHQRSGRKNGPFVEIACGALPENLLESELFGHVAGAFTGATTNKVGKFLQADGGTIFLDEIGTATPALQIKLLRVLQELAFEAVGGTETHSVDVRVVLATNEDLAKRVASGEFRQDLYYRVNVINIELPPLRSRPSDVPLLAQRFLEEVREDANRPNVTGFDDEAMVALQRHHWVGNVRELQNVVERTVLLSKGDVLRLHDLPVELRMPGGSAAPAGYSGQSLKEALEGPERAIIHEVLESNGWNRNLTADQLGINRTTLYKKMKRLGLEDHAEAHG; encoded by the coding sequence ATGGCAGACGCAAAGCTTTTACTCGTCGACGATGACTTCCAGGTGCTGGAGTCGATGGCCGATTGGCTGCGCGACCAGGGCTACGACCTCGACACGGCCGGCGGCTCGGGCGAGGCGTCGGAGCTGCTCGCCAAGGAACGCTACGACCTGCTGCTGGCCGACATCCGGCTGGGCGACGGCGACGGCTTCGACCTGCTGGAGAAGACGGTCCGCACCGCACCCCACACGCAGGTCATCCTGATGACCGGCTACGGCACGGCCGACTCGGCGATCGACGCCGTGCGGGCCGGCGCCTTCGATTACCTCACCAAGCCGCTCATCGATGACGAGCTGCTGATGGCGATCGAGCGCGCTCTGTCGCAGCGCAAGGTGATCGAGGAGAACACGGAGCTCAAAGAGCAGCTCGACCGCAAGCACGGCATGGGCCACATCGTCGGCTCCGACCCGCGGATGCTGCGCGTGTTCGACATGATCGAGAGCATCGCCGACACGCGGGCCACGGTCCTGGTCACCGGCGAGAGCGGCACGGGCAAGAGCCTCATCGCCCGCGCGATCCACCAGCGCAGCGGCCGCAAGAACGGGCCTTTCGTCGAGATCGCCTGCGGCGCCCTGCCGGAGAACCTGCTGGAGAGCGAGCTGTTCGGCCACGTGGCCGGCGCGTTCACCGGCGCCACGACGAACAAGGTGGGCAAGTTCCTGCAGGCCGACGGCGGCACGATCTTCCTCGACGAGATCGGCACCGCCACGCCCGCGCTGCAGATCAAACTGCTCCGCGTGCTGCAGGAGCTGGCGTTCGAGGCGGTGGGCGGCACGGAGACGCACAGCGTCGACGTCCGCGTCGTGCTCGCTACGAACGAGGACCTCGCCAAGCGGGTCGCCTCGGGCGAGTTCCGCCAGGACCTCTACTACCGCGTGAACGTGATCAACATCGAGCTGCCGCCGCTCCGCAGCCGGCCCTCCGACGTGCCGCTGCTCGCGCAGCGGTTCCTCGAGGAGGTCCGCGAAGACGCGAACCGGCCCAACGTGACCGGCTTCGACGACGAGGCGATGGTGGCCCTGCAGCGGCACCACTGGGTGGGCAACGTCCGCGAATTGCAGAACGTGGTCGAGCGGACCGTGCTGCTGAGCAAGGGCGACGTGCTGCGTCTGCACGACCTGCCGGTCGAGCTCCGCATGCCGGGCGGCTCGGCGGCGCCGGCCGGCTACAGCGGCCAGTCGCTCAAGGAGGCGCTCGAGGGGCCCGAGCGGGCGATCATCCACGAGGTGCTCGAGTCGAACGGCTGGAACCGTAACCTCACGGCCGACCAGCTCGGCATCAACCGCACGACGCTCTACAAAAAGATGAAGCGGCTGGGGCTTGAAGACCACGCCGAGGCCCACGGCTGA